The proteins below come from a single Peromyscus eremicus chromosome 22, PerEre_H2_v1, whole genome shotgun sequence genomic window:
- the LOC131897413 gene encoding uncharacterized protein LOC131897413: protein MSLIWGLAFPLPTDLSLTLLGFFVYGIWVLFSWYQSQTKVAAKKETSKQQNRSLRQIRKLRVSRLEETEMNVSVADLTRISGLPTDWTQEYVYWSIERSLRQIFQHLDNARSTLMELNVSESQDGTSSSVSDIVVQEIVPPSCYCKKGKISTDYSMSSTSSNNSSSLSYLPMFPEGTAWQFQSDSGPVSSQKEASMPRSPGTSLPTSQLTDPEKLDLSPNLAVLRPFQAQTSFISSILNSLDPWEQEKTKDKGKTHCQSNHGSDSDLDESPGPLVWAPLQLSPLIRGELEGHMSQKVSTLGQQVMPLPVKKSWNILNHFMDVQGVPEEELPKTQLPTLIPQSVEQNTNTSPDPPSFHLHMNIGVNSEVHRTEAIISQPFPSNRQSQPEDDRQEL, encoded by the exons ATGTCCCTAATATGGGGGCTCGCTTTCCCCCTGCCGACAGATCTCAGCCTTACGCTACTCGGTTTCTTTGTTTATGGAATATGGGTGCTGTTTTCTTGGTATCAGAGCCAGACAAAGGTGGCAGCCAAGAAAGAG ACTTCCAAGCAACAAAACAGATCTCTAAGACAGATCCGGAAACTCAGAG TTTCACGGTTGGAAGAAACAGAGATGAACGTCAGTGTAGCTGATCTGACACG TATTTCAGGACTTCCTACTGACTGGACCCAGGAATATGTATACTGGTCAATAGAAAGGAGTCTTCGACAGATCTTCCAACATCTGGATAATGCAAG atCAACACTTATGGAGCTGAATGTTTCAGAATCCCAAGATGGGACTTCTTCCTCCGTCTCTGACATTGTGGTTCAGGAGATTGTCCCACCCAGCTGTTACTGTAAAAAGGGAAAGATTTCTACTGACTACAGCATGTCCTCTACATCATCCAACAACAGCTCGAGCCTGTCTTATCTTCCCATGTTTCCTGAAGGGACAGCTTGGCAATTCCAGAGCGATAGTGGACCTGTTTCCTCCCAAAAGGAAGCATCTATGCCCAGGAGCCCTGGCACATCCCTGCCTACTTCTCAGCTGACAGATCCTGAGAAATTAGATCTTTCTCCGAATTTGGCAGTTCTTCGTCCCTTCCAAGCTCAAACTTCCTTCATTAGCTCTATTTTAAATTCCTTAGATCCTTGggaacaagagaaaacaaaagataagGGAAAGACTCATTGTCAATCAAATCATGGGTCAGATTCTGATTTGGATGAGAGTCCAGGACCCCTAGTATGGGCTCCACTCCAGCTCTCTCCTTTGATCAGAGGAGAACTGGAAGGACATATGTCTCAGAAGGTTTCTACTTTGGGACAACAAGTGATGCCTCTGCCTGTGAAGAAATCCTGGAACATACTCAATCATTTCATGGATGTACAAGGAGTCCCTGAAGAAGAGCTCCCGAAAACTCAGTTACCTACACTCATCCCTCAGAGTGTTGAGCAAAATACCAACACATCTCCAGATCCTCCATCATTTCATCTCCACATGAacattggggtgaattctgaagtCCATAGGACGGAAGCAATCATTTCACAGCCATTTCCCTCAAACAGGCAGTCACAACCCGAGGATGACCGCCAAGAACTTTAG